In the Mastomys coucha isolate ucsf_1 unplaced genomic scaffold, UCSF_Mcou_1 pScaffold18, whole genome shotgun sequence genome, one interval contains:
- the S100pbp gene encoding S100P-binding protein isoform X7 codes for MTCSLLPSEQSSGTSFLPKDNASFSWGSSDEDELDDSLLEFSDGEEDDGHFSFTEEEIEMLLKDDDGGHNEYRARKSQILPDTPQENSLYSLGPAAETPGFLKLPQLSTSVGHGPVPSKSLNRHFVLEKNLIKVTVVAPFNPTVCDPVLDKDKIDSSKETEKPASLQEQTREDDPHPNESKRCTEPEGVSPSNSAWDGPLLSSPSNNSIEQTVSDKNIPESKKPTPVFSQISNHSEVPNRKNSGSHKSGSEVRIPVVSSSSNRHAFDKDSGEAKGERRLGKVIPVLQTRTRMFSQSDLEKQKDIYLSKVMAHIEDPGDSNQEAVASQSGGYTVLFSLNQWLMGNF; via the exons ATGACGTGTTCACTCTTGCCCTCTGAACAGTCTTCTGGAACCTCTTTTCTGCCTAAAGACAATGCCTCATTTTCTTGGGGTTCTTCGGATGAAGATGAGTTGGATGACTCCTTGTTGGAGTTTTCTGATGGAGAAGAAGATGATGGCCATTTCAGCTTCACAGAGGAAGAGATTGAGATGCTCTTGAAGGATGATGATGGTGGGCATAATGAGTATAGAGCGAGAAAGAGTCAAATTCTACCCGATACTCCTCAAGAAAATTCTTTGTACAGCTTGGGACCAGCAGCTGAAACCCCTGGCTTTCTCAAACTACCTCAATTAAGTACATCAGTTGGTCATGGACCAGTTCCTAGTAAATCATTAAACAGACACTTTGTACTTGAAAAGAATCTTATAAAAGTAACTGTTGTTGCACCATTTAATCCAACAGTTTGTGATCCTGTGCTTGATAAAGACAAGATCGATTcctccaaagaaacagaaaaacctgCCTCCCTTCAGGAACAGACGAGAGAAGACGATCCTCATCCTAATGAGAGTAAACGGTGTACTGAACCTGAAGGGGTCAGTCCCAGTAACTCTGCTTGGGATGGGCCCCTGCTCTCTTCTCCTTCAAACAATAGCATCGAACAAACTGTCTCTGATAAAAATATACCTGAAAGTAAGAAACCTACCCCTGTGTTCTCTCAGATCTCCAACCATTCAGAGGTACCCAACAGGAAAAATAGTGGATCACATAAATCAGGTTCTGAAGTGAGAATTCCAGTTGTGTCCAGTTCATCAAACAGA cATGCCTTTGACAAGGATTCTGGGGAGGCGAAAGGTGAGAGAAGACTAGGCAAAGTCATTCCTGTTCTACAAACCAGAACCAG GATGTTTTCACAATCAGATCTAGAAAAACAGAAGGACATTTATCTCAGCAAAGTCATGGCTCATATAGAAGACCCAGGGGACTCTAACCAAG AAGCTGTTGCAAGCCAAAGTGGAGGTTATACTGTCTTATTCAGTTTGAACCAGTGGCTGATGGGaaatttctaa
- the S100pbp gene encoding S100P-binding protein isoform X3, which produces MTCSLLPSEQSSGTSFLPKDNASFSWGSSDEDELDDSLLEFSDGEEDDGHFSFTEEEIEMLLKDDDGGHNEYRARKSQILPDTPQENSLYSLGPAAETPGFLKLPQLSTSVGHGPVPSKSLNRHFVLEKNLIKVTVVAPFNPTVCDPVLDKDKIDSSKETEKPASLQEQTREDDPHPNESKRCTEPEGVSPSNSAWDGPLLSSPSNNSIEQTVSDKNIPESKKPTPVFSQISNHSEVPNRKNSGSHKSGSEVRIPVVSSSSNRHAFDKDSGEAKGERRLGKVIPVLQTRTRMFSQSDLEKQKDIYLSKVMAHIEDPGDSNQGTLGELDALMDQVHTQNPDWQHPSDLTTRNYARFRQRPLQRYSLSQWVDRNKRSHHRFQRLPDFSYSPYVSSHQQ; this is translated from the exons ATGACGTGTTCACTCTTGCCCTCTGAACAGTCTTCTGGAACCTCTTTTCTGCCTAAAGACAATGCCTCATTTTCTTGGGGTTCTTCGGATGAAGATGAGTTGGATGACTCCTTGTTGGAGTTTTCTGATGGAGAAGAAGATGATGGCCATTTCAGCTTCACAGAGGAAGAGATTGAGATGCTCTTGAAGGATGATGATGGTGGGCATAATGAGTATAGAGCGAGAAAGAGTCAAATTCTACCCGATACTCCTCAAGAAAATTCTTTGTACAGCTTGGGACCAGCAGCTGAAACCCCTGGCTTTCTCAAACTACCTCAATTAAGTACATCAGTTGGTCATGGACCAGTTCCTAGTAAATCATTAAACAGACACTTTGTACTTGAAAAGAATCTTATAAAAGTAACTGTTGTTGCACCATTTAATCCAACAGTTTGTGATCCTGTGCTTGATAAAGACAAGATCGATTcctccaaagaaacagaaaaacctgCCTCCCTTCAGGAACAGACGAGAGAAGACGATCCTCATCCTAATGAGAGTAAACGGTGTACTGAACCTGAAGGGGTCAGTCCCAGTAACTCTGCTTGGGATGGGCCCCTGCTCTCTTCTCCTTCAAACAATAGCATCGAACAAACTGTCTCTGATAAAAATATACCTGAAAGTAAGAAACCTACCCCTGTGTTCTCTCAGATCTCCAACCATTCAGAGGTACCCAACAGGAAAAATAGTGGATCACATAAATCAGGTTCTGAAGTGAGAATTCCAGTTGTGTCCAGTTCATCAAACAGA cATGCCTTTGACAAGGATTCTGGGGAGGCGAAAGGTGAGAGAAGACTAGGCAAAGTCATTCCTGTTCTACAAACCAGAACCAG GATGTTTTCACAATCAGATCTAGAAAAACAGAAGGACATTTATCTCAGCAAAGTCATGGCTCATATAGAAGACCCAGGGGACTCTAACCAAG GTACCTTGGGAGAGCTAGACGCCCTGATGGATCAAGTTCATACGCAGAACCCGGACTGGCAGCATCCTTCAGATCTTACCACACG AAATTATGCCCGGTTCCGACAAAGACCTCTGCAGAGATACAGTCTGAGTCAGTGGGTAGACAGAAACAAGCGAAGCCACCATCGTTTCCAGCGGCTCCCAGACTTCTCATACAGTCCATATGTTTCATCCCATCAACAGTGA
- the S100pbp gene encoding S100P-binding protein isoform X1, with product MTCSLLPSEQSSGTSFLPKDNASFSWGSSDEDELDDSLLEFSDGEEDDGHFSFTEEEIEMLLKDDDGGHNEYRARKSQILPDTPQENSLYSLGPAAETPGFLKLPQLSTSVGHGPVPSKSLNRHFVLEKNLIKVTVVAPFNPTVCDPVLDKDKIDSSKETEKPASLQEQTREDDPHPNESKRCTEPEGVSPSNSAWDGPLLSSPSNNSIEQTVSDKNIPESKKPTPVFSQISNHSEVPNRKNSGSHKSGSEVRIPVVSSSSNRHAFDKDSGEAKGERRLGKVIPVLQTRTSVSKMKLTVPSLQPRKVILKDMLVKHCIKPKFPSTRMPDHIFDRKMFSQSDLEKQKDIYLSKVMAHIEDPGDSNQGTLGELDALMDQVHTQNPDWQHPSDLTTRNYARFRQRPLQRYSLSQWVDRNKRSHHRFQRLPDFSYSPYVSSHQQ from the exons ATGACGTGTTCACTCTTGCCCTCTGAACAGTCTTCTGGAACCTCTTTTCTGCCTAAAGACAATGCCTCATTTTCTTGGGGTTCTTCGGATGAAGATGAGTTGGATGACTCCTTGTTGGAGTTTTCTGATGGAGAAGAAGATGATGGCCATTTCAGCTTCACAGAGGAAGAGATTGAGATGCTCTTGAAGGATGATGATGGTGGGCATAATGAGTATAGAGCGAGAAAGAGTCAAATTCTACCCGATACTCCTCAAGAAAATTCTTTGTACAGCTTGGGACCAGCAGCTGAAACCCCTGGCTTTCTCAAACTACCTCAATTAAGTACATCAGTTGGTCATGGACCAGTTCCTAGTAAATCATTAAACAGACACTTTGTACTTGAAAAGAATCTTATAAAAGTAACTGTTGTTGCACCATTTAATCCAACAGTTTGTGATCCTGTGCTTGATAAAGACAAGATCGATTcctccaaagaaacagaaaaacctgCCTCCCTTCAGGAACAGACGAGAGAAGACGATCCTCATCCTAATGAGAGTAAACGGTGTACTGAACCTGAAGGGGTCAGTCCCAGTAACTCTGCTTGGGATGGGCCCCTGCTCTCTTCTCCTTCAAACAATAGCATCGAACAAACTGTCTCTGATAAAAATATACCTGAAAGTAAGAAACCTACCCCTGTGTTCTCTCAGATCTCCAACCATTCAGAGGTACCCAACAGGAAAAATAGTGGATCACATAAATCAGGTTCTGAAGTGAGAATTCCAGTTGTGTCCAGTTCATCAAACAGA cATGCCTTTGACAAGGATTCTGGGGAGGCGAAAGGTGAGAGAAGACTAGGCAAAGTCATTCCTGTTCTACAAACCAGAACCAG TGTCAGTAAAATGAAGCTAACAGTGCCTTCTCTACAGCCTCGCAAGGTTATTTTGAAAGACATGCTAGTGAAACACTGTATAAAACCAAAATTTCCATCTACGAGGATGCCTGATCACATATTTGATAGGAA GATGTTTTCACAATCAGATCTAGAAAAACAGAAGGACATTTATCTCAGCAAAGTCATGGCTCATATAGAAGACCCAGGGGACTCTAACCAAG GTACCTTGGGAGAGCTAGACGCCCTGATGGATCAAGTTCATACGCAGAACCCGGACTGGCAGCATCCTTCAGATCTTACCACACG AAATTATGCCCGGTTCCGACAAAGACCTCTGCAGAGATACAGTCTGAGTCAGTGGGTAGACAGAAACAAGCGAAGCCACCATCGTTTCCAGCGGCTCCCAGACTTCTCATACAGTCCATATGTTTCATCCCATCAACAGTGA
- the S100pbp gene encoding S100P-binding protein isoform X6, which translates to MTCSLLPSEQSSGTSFLPKDNASFSWGSSDEDELDDSLLEFSDGEEDDGHFSFTEEEIEMLLKDDDGGHNEYRARKSQILPDTPQENSLYSLGPAAETPGFLKLPQLSTSVGHGPVPSKSLNRHFVLEKNLIKVTVVAPFNPTVCDPVLDKDKIDSSKETEKPASLQEQTREDDPHPNESKRCTEPEGISNHSEVPNRKNSGSHKSGSEVRIPVVSSSSNRHAFDKDSGEAKGERRLGKVIPVLQTRTRMFSQSDLEKQKDIYLSKVMAHIEDPGDSNQGTLGELDALMDQVHTQNPDWQHPSDLTTRNYARFRQRPLQRYSLSQWVDRNKRSHHRFQRLPDFSYSPYVSSHQQ; encoded by the exons ATGACGTGTTCACTCTTGCCCTCTGAACAGTCTTCTGGAACCTCTTTTCTGCCTAAAGACAATGCCTCATTTTCTTGGGGTTCTTCGGATGAAGATGAGTTGGATGACTCCTTGTTGGAGTTTTCTGATGGAGAAGAAGATGATGGCCATTTCAGCTTCACAGAGGAAGAGATTGAGATGCTCTTGAAGGATGATGATGGTGGGCATAATGAGTATAGAGCGAGAAAGAGTCAAATTCTACCCGATACTCCTCAAGAAAATTCTTTGTACAGCTTGGGACCAGCAGCTGAAACCCCTGGCTTTCTCAAACTACCTCAATTAAGTACATCAGTTGGTCATGGACCAGTTCCTAGTAAATCATTAAACAGACACTTTGTACTTGAAAAGAATCTTATAAAAGTAACTGTTGTTGCACCATTTAATCCAACAGTTTGTGATCCTGTGCTTGATAAAGACAAGATCGATTcctccaaagaaacagaaaaacctgCCTCCCTTCAGGAACAGACGAGAGAAGACGATCCTCATCCTAATGAGAGTAAACGGTGTACTGAACCTGAAGGG ATCTCCAACCATTCAGAGGTACCCAACAGGAAAAATAGTGGATCACATAAATCAGGTTCTGAAGTGAGAATTCCAGTTGTGTCCAGTTCATCAAACAGA cATGCCTTTGACAAGGATTCTGGGGAGGCGAAAGGTGAGAGAAGACTAGGCAAAGTCATTCCTGTTCTACAAACCAGAACCAG GATGTTTTCACAATCAGATCTAGAAAAACAGAAGGACATTTATCTCAGCAAAGTCATGGCTCATATAGAAGACCCAGGGGACTCTAACCAAG GTACCTTGGGAGAGCTAGACGCCCTGATGGATCAAGTTCATACGCAGAACCCGGACTGGCAGCATCCTTCAGATCTTACCACACG AAATTATGCCCGGTTCCGACAAAGACCTCTGCAGAGATACAGTCTGAGTCAGTGGGTAGACAGAAACAAGCGAAGCCACCATCGTTTCCAGCGGCTCCCAGACTTCTCATACAGTCCATATGTTTCATCCCATCAACAGTGA
- the S100pbp gene encoding S100P-binding protein isoform X5, producing MTCSLLPSEQSSGTSFLPKDNASFSWGSSDEDELDDSLLEFSDGEEDDGHFSFTEEEIEMLLKDDDVCDPVLDKDKIDSSKETEKPASLQEQTREDDPHPNESKRCTEPEGVSPSNSAWDGPLLSSPSNNSIEQTVSDKNIPESKKPTPVFSQISNHSEVPNRKNSGSHKSGSEVRIPVVSSSSNRHAFDKDSGEAKGERRLGKVIPVLQTRTSVSKMKLTVPSLQPRKVILKDMLVKHCIKPKFPSTRMPDHIFDRKMFSQSDLEKQKDIYLSKVMAHIEDPGDSNQGTLGELDALMDQVHTQNPDWQHPSDLTTRNYARFRQRPLQRYSLSQWVDRNKRSHHRFQRLPDFSYSPYVSSHQQ from the exons ATGACGTGTTCACTCTTGCCCTCTGAACAGTCTTCTGGAACCTCTTTTCTGCCTAAAGACAATGCCTCATTTTCTTGGGGTTCTTCGGATGAAGATGAGTTGGATGACTCCTTGTTGGAGTTTTCTGATGGAGAAGAAGATGATGGCCATTTCAGCTTCACAGAGGAAGAGATTGAGATGCTCTTGAAGGATGATGATG TTTGTGATCCTGTGCTTGATAAAGACAAGATCGATTcctccaaagaaacagaaaaacctgCCTCCCTTCAGGAACAGACGAGAGAAGACGATCCTCATCCTAATGAGAGTAAACGGTGTACTGAACCTGAAGGGGTCAGTCCCAGTAACTCTGCTTGGGATGGGCCCCTGCTCTCTTCTCCTTCAAACAATAGCATCGAACAAACTGTCTCTGATAAAAATATACCTGAAAGTAAGAAACCTACCCCTGTGTTCTCTCAGATCTCCAACCATTCAGAGGTACCCAACAGGAAAAATAGTGGATCACATAAATCAGGTTCTGAAGTGAGAATTCCAGTTGTGTCCAGTTCATCAAACAGA cATGCCTTTGACAAGGATTCTGGGGAGGCGAAAGGTGAGAGAAGACTAGGCAAAGTCATTCCTGTTCTACAAACCAGAACCAG TGTCAGTAAAATGAAGCTAACAGTGCCTTCTCTACAGCCTCGCAAGGTTATTTTGAAAGACATGCTAGTGAAACACTGTATAAAACCAAAATTTCCATCTACGAGGATGCCTGATCACATATTTGATAGGAA GATGTTTTCACAATCAGATCTAGAAAAACAGAAGGACATTTATCTCAGCAAAGTCATGGCTCATATAGAAGACCCAGGGGACTCTAACCAAG GTACCTTGGGAGAGCTAGACGCCCTGATGGATCAAGTTCATACGCAGAACCCGGACTGGCAGCATCCTTCAGATCTTACCACACG AAATTATGCCCGGTTCCGACAAAGACCTCTGCAGAGATACAGTCTGAGTCAGTGGGTAGACAGAAACAAGCGAAGCCACCATCGTTTCCAGCGGCTCCCAGACTTCTCATACAGTCCATATGTTTCATCCCATCAACAGTGA
- the S100pbp gene encoding S100P-binding protein isoform X4 has translation MTCSLLPSEQSSGTSFLPKDNASFSWGSSDEDELDDSLLEFSDGEEDDGHFSFTEEEIEMLLKDDDGGHNEYRARKSQILPDTPQENSLYSLGPAAETPGFLKLPQLSTSVGHGPVPSKSLNRHFVLEKNLIKVTVVAPFNPTVCDPVLDKDKIDSSKETEKPASLQEQTREDDPHPNESKRCTEPEGVSPSNSAWDGPLLSSPSNNSIEQTVSDKNIPESKKPTPVFSQISNHSEVPNRKNSGSHKSGSEVRIPVVSSSSNRHAFDKDSGEAKGERRLGKVIPVLQTRTSVSKMKLTVPSLQPRKVILKDMLVKHCIKPKFPSTRMPDHIFDRKMFSQSDLEKQKDIYLSKVMAHIEDPGDSNQEAVASQSGGYTVLFSLNQWLMGNF, from the exons ATGACGTGTTCACTCTTGCCCTCTGAACAGTCTTCTGGAACCTCTTTTCTGCCTAAAGACAATGCCTCATTTTCTTGGGGTTCTTCGGATGAAGATGAGTTGGATGACTCCTTGTTGGAGTTTTCTGATGGAGAAGAAGATGATGGCCATTTCAGCTTCACAGAGGAAGAGATTGAGATGCTCTTGAAGGATGATGATGGTGGGCATAATGAGTATAGAGCGAGAAAGAGTCAAATTCTACCCGATACTCCTCAAGAAAATTCTTTGTACAGCTTGGGACCAGCAGCTGAAACCCCTGGCTTTCTCAAACTACCTCAATTAAGTACATCAGTTGGTCATGGACCAGTTCCTAGTAAATCATTAAACAGACACTTTGTACTTGAAAAGAATCTTATAAAAGTAACTGTTGTTGCACCATTTAATCCAACAGTTTGTGATCCTGTGCTTGATAAAGACAAGATCGATTcctccaaagaaacagaaaaacctgCCTCCCTTCAGGAACAGACGAGAGAAGACGATCCTCATCCTAATGAGAGTAAACGGTGTACTGAACCTGAAGGGGTCAGTCCCAGTAACTCTGCTTGGGATGGGCCCCTGCTCTCTTCTCCTTCAAACAATAGCATCGAACAAACTGTCTCTGATAAAAATATACCTGAAAGTAAGAAACCTACCCCTGTGTTCTCTCAGATCTCCAACCATTCAGAGGTACCCAACAGGAAAAATAGTGGATCACATAAATCAGGTTCTGAAGTGAGAATTCCAGTTGTGTCCAGTTCATCAAACAGA cATGCCTTTGACAAGGATTCTGGGGAGGCGAAAGGTGAGAGAAGACTAGGCAAAGTCATTCCTGTTCTACAAACCAGAACCAG TGTCAGTAAAATGAAGCTAACAGTGCCTTCTCTACAGCCTCGCAAGGTTATTTTGAAAGACATGCTAGTGAAACACTGTATAAAACCAAAATTTCCATCTACGAGGATGCCTGATCACATATTTGATAGGAA GATGTTTTCACAATCAGATCTAGAAAAACAGAAGGACATTTATCTCAGCAAAGTCATGGCTCATATAGAAGACCCAGGGGACTCTAACCAAG AAGCTGTTGCAAGCCAAAGTGGAGGTTATACTGTCTTATTCAGTTTGAACCAGTGGCTGATGGGaaatttctaa
- the S100pbp gene encoding S100P-binding protein isoform X8 translates to MTCSLLPSEQSSGTSFLPKDNASFSWGSSDEDELDDSLLEFSDGEEDDGHFSFTEEEIEMLLKDDDVCDPVLDKDKIDSSKETEKPASLQEQTREDDPHPNESKRCTEPEGISNHSEVPNRKNSGSHKSGSEVRIPVVSSSSNRHAFDKDSGEAKGERRLGKVIPVLQTRTRMFSQSDLEKQKDIYLSKVMAHIEDPGDSNQGTLGELDALMDQVHTQNPDWQHPSDLTTRNYARFRQRPLQRYSLSQWVDRNKRSHHRFQRLPDFSYSPYVSSHQQ, encoded by the exons ATGACGTGTTCACTCTTGCCCTCTGAACAGTCTTCTGGAACCTCTTTTCTGCCTAAAGACAATGCCTCATTTTCTTGGGGTTCTTCGGATGAAGATGAGTTGGATGACTCCTTGTTGGAGTTTTCTGATGGAGAAGAAGATGATGGCCATTTCAGCTTCACAGAGGAAGAGATTGAGATGCTCTTGAAGGATGATGATG TTTGTGATCCTGTGCTTGATAAAGACAAGATCGATTcctccaaagaaacagaaaaacctgCCTCCCTTCAGGAACAGACGAGAGAAGACGATCCTCATCCTAATGAGAGTAAACGGTGTACTGAACCTGAAGGG ATCTCCAACCATTCAGAGGTACCCAACAGGAAAAATAGTGGATCACATAAATCAGGTTCTGAAGTGAGAATTCCAGTTGTGTCCAGTTCATCAAACAGA cATGCCTTTGACAAGGATTCTGGGGAGGCGAAAGGTGAGAGAAGACTAGGCAAAGTCATTCCTGTTCTACAAACCAGAACCAG GATGTTTTCACAATCAGATCTAGAAAAACAGAAGGACATTTATCTCAGCAAAGTCATGGCTCATATAGAAGACCCAGGGGACTCTAACCAAG GTACCTTGGGAGAGCTAGACGCCCTGATGGATCAAGTTCATACGCAGAACCCGGACTGGCAGCATCCTTCAGATCTTACCACACG AAATTATGCCCGGTTCCGACAAAGACCTCTGCAGAGATACAGTCTGAGTCAGTGGGTAGACAGAAACAAGCGAAGCCACCATCGTTTCCAGCGGCTCCCAGACTTCTCATACAGTCCATATGTTTCATCCCATCAACAGTGA
- the S100pbp gene encoding S100P-binding protein isoform X2 — translation MTCSLLPSEQSSGTSFLPKDNASFSWGSSDEDELDDSLLEFSDGEEDDGHFSFTEEEIEMLLKDDDGGHNEYRARKSQILPDTPQENSLYSLGPAAETPGFLKLPQLSTSVGHGPVPSKSLNRHFVLEKNLIKVTVVAPFNPTVCDPVLDKDKIDSSKETEKPASLQEQTREDDPHPNESKRCTEPEGISNHSEVPNRKNSGSHKSGSEVRIPVVSSSSNRHAFDKDSGEAKGERRLGKVIPVLQTRTSVSKMKLTVPSLQPRKVILKDMLVKHCIKPKFPSTRMPDHIFDRKMFSQSDLEKQKDIYLSKVMAHIEDPGDSNQGTLGELDALMDQVHTQNPDWQHPSDLTTRNYARFRQRPLQRYSLSQWVDRNKRSHHRFQRLPDFSYSPYVSSHQQ, via the exons ATGACGTGTTCACTCTTGCCCTCTGAACAGTCTTCTGGAACCTCTTTTCTGCCTAAAGACAATGCCTCATTTTCTTGGGGTTCTTCGGATGAAGATGAGTTGGATGACTCCTTGTTGGAGTTTTCTGATGGAGAAGAAGATGATGGCCATTTCAGCTTCACAGAGGAAGAGATTGAGATGCTCTTGAAGGATGATGATGGTGGGCATAATGAGTATAGAGCGAGAAAGAGTCAAATTCTACCCGATACTCCTCAAGAAAATTCTTTGTACAGCTTGGGACCAGCAGCTGAAACCCCTGGCTTTCTCAAACTACCTCAATTAAGTACATCAGTTGGTCATGGACCAGTTCCTAGTAAATCATTAAACAGACACTTTGTACTTGAAAAGAATCTTATAAAAGTAACTGTTGTTGCACCATTTAATCCAACAGTTTGTGATCCTGTGCTTGATAAAGACAAGATCGATTcctccaaagaaacagaaaaacctgCCTCCCTTCAGGAACAGACGAGAGAAGACGATCCTCATCCTAATGAGAGTAAACGGTGTACTGAACCTGAAGGG ATCTCCAACCATTCAGAGGTACCCAACAGGAAAAATAGTGGATCACATAAATCAGGTTCTGAAGTGAGAATTCCAGTTGTGTCCAGTTCATCAAACAGA cATGCCTTTGACAAGGATTCTGGGGAGGCGAAAGGTGAGAGAAGACTAGGCAAAGTCATTCCTGTTCTACAAACCAGAACCAG TGTCAGTAAAATGAAGCTAACAGTGCCTTCTCTACAGCCTCGCAAGGTTATTTTGAAAGACATGCTAGTGAAACACTGTATAAAACCAAAATTTCCATCTACGAGGATGCCTGATCACATATTTGATAGGAA GATGTTTTCACAATCAGATCTAGAAAAACAGAAGGACATTTATCTCAGCAAAGTCATGGCTCATATAGAAGACCCAGGGGACTCTAACCAAG GTACCTTGGGAGAGCTAGACGCCCTGATGGATCAAGTTCATACGCAGAACCCGGACTGGCAGCATCCTTCAGATCTTACCACACG AAATTATGCCCGGTTCCGACAAAGACCTCTGCAGAGATACAGTCTGAGTCAGTGGGTAGACAGAAACAAGCGAAGCCACCATCGTTTCCAGCGGCTCCCAGACTTCTCATACAGTCCATATGTTTCATCCCATCAACAGTGA